The Blautia hydrogenotrophica DSM 10507 genome window below encodes:
- a CDS encoding ATP-dependent DNA helicase — MMNIDRQIFNIDHVICSNIDLLETAGVTRGFISQNLLAQSRNLVEHIAVKAYGNGTDIMANWETIPLALNYIKRDYKYLFLRKFHNFLQESKSHYTPDEDGAERLTLKYYEYYMMLREFSKKEYGLDILHNIEKFPVNMDKAVIGYYRAVLNSLGKQYGFVDFNRNERLYVMRSKPVIIDGRILYENTMIPANDVSSKFDRFITFSTFMIPDHYAIRADIRGTQIIVENQKMPVNILVDYQVSIRPCELNNFAKIFGLKIKMNQGLAEYNGLMQYLTKTGGSLTDILLANDVEYKEIKSYITQKARTIKFFDAIDKARIVVWNNKHGSNIVRYLSYIMRNKVIKDQISDEENAILSKLNLQYGTIPFEEMPFCTSLIGHNPEPQDVFACIPANNNEAQLLAKYLQINTSSRGHLYTKCKDVEHLGDIDKLITEYNQKLYYKHHSRELCKFGKNYLYIKEHYEDTKQIIENLIELSKEGVSGYRNFANYWISENPETVNCDEKKQILLEMFDSSKVSLIYGAAGTGKTYLLNHVAQLFDDRRKLFLSNTNPAVDNLRRKIKAQNCKFSTIAKFLGRSTLDISFDLLIMDECSMISNSDMRKVLEKAKYKLLVLVGDTYQIEAISFGNWFSLARYFLPKKTWNELVTPYRAKNNELLVLWEKVRNLEDDVTEHLVHYKYSSVLDESIFKKSADDEIILCLNYNGLYGINNINRFLQNNNSNPGVRWGLWTYKIGDPILFNENRRFAPVLFNNLKGKIIDIEVEEANERIWFSIEIEKAISELDTAEMDLELLDPINVGKSVVKFYVNKNHDSDEDYDTEIDAVVPFQIAYAVSIHKAQGLEYESVKLVITEDIDEMITHNIFYTAITRARTNLKIYWSPESQQRVISRFEKMDAKSDALIFSAQSNLKIVNKYVSK; from the coding sequence ATGATGAATATAGATAGACAAATTTTCAATATAGATCATGTGATTTGTAGTAATATTGATTTGTTAGAGACTGCTGGAGTAACAAGAGGTTTCATATCTCAAAATCTTTTAGCACAATCAAGAAATCTTGTGGAGCATATTGCTGTAAAGGCATATGGGAATGGTACAGATATAATGGCTAACTGGGAAACCATCCCATTAGCTTTAAACTATATAAAACGTGACTATAAATATTTATTTTTGAGAAAATTTCATAACTTTTTGCAGGAATCTAAATCTCATTATACACCAGATGAGGATGGGGCAGAACGACTTACATTGAAGTATTATGAATATTATATGATGCTCCGAGAATTTTCAAAAAAAGAATATGGTTTAGATATACTTCATAATATTGAAAAATTTCCAGTAAATATGGATAAAGCCGTTATCGGATATTATAGAGCGGTTTTAAATAGTTTAGGGAAACAATATGGATTTGTGGATTTTAACAGAAATGAACGTCTTTATGTAATGAGATCCAAGCCTGTAATTATAGATGGTAGAATTCTCTATGAAAATACTATGATACCGGCCAATGATGTTTCTAGTAAATTTGATAGATTTATTACATTCTCGACTTTTATGATACCTGACCATTATGCCATAAGAGCGGATATAAGAGGTACTCAAATTATTGTTGAGAATCAGAAAATGCCTGTAAATATATTAGTTGATTATCAAGTGTCTATTAGGCCATGTGAATTAAATAATTTTGCGAAGATATTTGGACTCAAAATTAAGATGAATCAGGGACTGGCAGAGTACAATGGATTGATGCAATACTTAACTAAAACTGGCGGCAGTTTGACAGACATTCTTCTTGCTAATGATGTGGAGTATAAAGAAATAAAATCATACATCACACAAAAAGCAAGAACTATAAAATTTTTTGATGCCATAGATAAAGCTAGAATAGTCGTTTGGAATAATAAGCATGGCAGCAATATTGTTAGATATTTATCTTACATAATGCGAAACAAAGTGATTAAGGATCAAATATCCGATGAAGAGAATGCTATATTGTCTAAATTAAATTTGCAATATGGTACAATTCCATTTGAAGAAATGCCATTTTGCACTTCATTAATAGGTCATAATCCAGAACCACAAGATGTATTTGCTTGCATTCCAGCTAACAATAATGAAGCACAGTTATTGGCAAAATATTTACAAATCAATACGAGTAGTAGAGGCCACCTTTATACAAAGTGTAAAGATGTAGAACATTTAGGAGACATTGATAAGTTAATTACAGAGTATAATCAAAAGCTATACTATAAACACCATTCACGTGAACTTTGCAAATTCGGAAAAAATTATTTATATATTAAGGAGCATTATGAAGACACAAAACAAATAATAGAAAATCTGATTGAATTATCAAAAGAAGGTGTTTCTGGATATAGAAACTTTGCAAACTATTGGATTAGTGAAAATCCAGAAACAGTAAACTGCGATGAGAAGAAGCAGATTTTACTAGAAATGTTTGATAGTTCTAAAGTATCTCTTATCTATGGAGCAGCAGGAACTGGAAAAACATATTTATTAAATCATGTAGCTCAACTTTTTGACGACAGGAGAAAATTGTTTTTGTCAAATACTAACCCTGCGGTAGATAATTTACGTCGGAAAATAAAGGCTCAGAATTGTAAATTTTCTACTATCGCAAAATTTCTTGGAAGAAGTACGTTAGATATTAGCTTTGACCTTTTGATTATGGACGAATGTAGTATGATCAGTAATTCTGATATGAGAAAAGTTCTTGAAAAAGCAAAGTACAAACTTCTTGTATTGGTAGGCGATACGTATCAAATTGAAGCAATTTCATTTGGAAATTGGTTTTCACTTGCTAGATATTTTTTGCCGAAAAAAACATGGAACGAATTAGTTACACCATATAGGGCAAAAAATAATGAACTTCTTGTGCTTTGGGAAAAGGTTAGAAATTTGGAGGATGATGTTACAGAACATCTGGTTCATTATAAATATTCATCAGTACTTGATGAAAGTATATTTAAGAAAAGTGCAGATGATGAGATTATTTTATGCTTAAATTATAATGGATTATATGGAATTAATAATATTAATCGATTTTTGCAAAATAACAATTCTAATCCGGGAGTAAGATGGGGGTTATGGACTTATAAAATTGGAGATCCAATTCTTTTTAATGAAAATAGGAGATTTGCACCTGTATTGTTCAATAATTTGAAAGGTAAGATTATAGATATAGAAGTTGAAGAGGCTAATGAACGTATCTGGTTTTCTATTGAAATTGAAAAAGCAATTAGTGAATTAGATACCGCAGAGATGGATTTAGAGTTACTTGATCCAATAAATGTAGGAAAATCTGTGGTTAAGTTTTATGTAAATAAAAATCATGATTCTGATGAAGATTATGATACAGAAATTGATGCTGTAGTCCCCTTTCAAATTGCCTATGCAGTTTCTATTCATAAGGCACAGGGCTTGGAATATGAATCAGTTAAGTTGGTCATTACAGAAGATATTGATGAAATGATCACACACAATATTTTTTATACGGCTATTACAAGGGCTAGAACTAATTTGAAAATATACTGGAGTCCGGAATCTCAACAAAGAGTTATAAGTAGATTTGAGAAGATGGATGCCAAAAGTGATGCGCTTATATTTTCGGCACAATCCAATTTGAAAATCGTAAATAAATATGTAAGTAAATAA
- a CDS encoding low molecular weight protein-tyrosine-phosphatase has protein sequence MIRVLFVCHGNICRSPMAEFLFRDYVKKQGAEAEFEIASAATSTEEIGNPVHRGTRRILEELGISCAGKHARQMRKQDYEYYDYLIGMDQWNISNIMRIIRKDPEGKVFKFLDFSEHPRDIADPWYTGDFDTTYEDIREGCQSFWNYLRREGK, from the coding sequence ATGATACGAGTGCTTTTCGTGTGCCACGGCAACATCTGCCGTTCCCCCATGGCGGAATTTTTATTCAGAGATTATGTAAAAAAACAAGGAGCCGAGGCGGAGTTTGAGATTGCGTCGGCTGCCACCAGTACAGAAGAGATCGGCAATCCGGTTCACAGGGGAACACGCCGGATTTTAGAGGAGCTGGGGATTTCCTGTGCGGGGAAGCATGCCCGACAGATGAGAAAACAGGACTATGAGTATTATGATTATCTGATTGGAATGGATCAGTGGAATATCAGTAATATCATGAGAATTATCAGGAAAGACCCGGAAGGGAAAGTCTTTAAGTTCTTAGATTTTTCTGAGCATCCAAGAGATATCGCAGATCCCTGGTACACAGGAGATTTTGACACTACATACGAGGATATACGGGAAGGCTGCCAGTCATTTTGGAATTATCTGCGCAGAGAGGGAAAATGA
- the nagB gene encoding glucosamine-6-phosphate deaminase, protein MRVIKTKDYADMSRKAANIISAQVILKPDCVLGLATGSTPIGTYDQLVDRYENGDLDFSRVNSVNLDEYRGLDKDNDQSYRYFMNKHLFSRVNIDVAHTYVPDGSEPDSSKACADYEAIIENFGGIDLQLLGLGHNGHIGFNEPTDHFPKNTHCVDLAESTINANKRFFEKEEDVPRQAYTMGIGTIMRAKSILVVVSGADKAEILNKVINGPITPEVPASILQLHPNATIVADEAALSKTSL, encoded by the coding sequence ATGAGAGTGATCAAAACCAAAGACTACGCCGACATGAGCCGTAAAGCAGCAAATATTATCTCTGCACAGGTTATCTTGAAACCGGATTGCGTATTGGGGCTTGCAACCGGTTCCACACCAATCGGCACTTACGACCAGTTAGTTGACCGCTATGAGAATGGCGATCTAGATTTTTCCAGAGTAAACTCTGTAAATCTGGACGAATACCGCGGTTTAGATAAAGACAATGACCAGAGTTACCGCTATTTCATGAATAAGCACCTGTTCAGCCGGGTCAATATCGACGTGGCTCATACTTATGTGCCGGACGGCAGCGAGCCTGATAGCTCTAAGGCCTGTGCAGATTATGAGGCGATTATCGAAAATTTCGGCGGAATTGATCTTCAGCTTCTCGGCCTCGGCCATAATGGGCACATTGGATTCAATGAGCCAACCGATCATTTTCCCAAGAATACTCACTGTGTAGATCTGGCTGAGAGTACCATCAATGCCAATAAACGTTTCTTTGAAAAAGAAGAAGATGTGCCGAGACAGGCATACACCATGGGAATCGGAACCATCATGAGAGCAAAATCTATTCTTGTAGTCGTGAGCGGTGCAGACAAAGCTGAAATTTTAAACAAAGTAATCAACGGTCCCATCACGCCAGAGGTACCGGCTTCCATCCTTCAGCTTCATCCAAATGCAACGATTGTAGCAGATGAGGCTGCCCTGTCAAAAACTTCTCTGTAA
- a CDS encoding GNAT family N-acetyltransferase, translating to MKLRKYQASDCEKIVELFYHTVHTVNAKDYTKEQLNVWATGQIDLEMWNQSFQEHFTIVAVDNNLIVGFGDIDKTGYLDRLYIHSDYQRQGIAAAICDQLEQAVPGTIVTHASITARPFFEKRGYIIVKKQEVERQGIFLTNYVMEKSK from the coding sequence ATGAAATTAAGAAAATACCAAGCATCCGACTGCGAAAAAATTGTGGAATTATTCTATCACACCGTTCACACAGTCAATGCAAAAGATTACACAAAAGAACAGTTAAACGTATGGGCAACCGGACAGATTGATTTGGAAATGTGGAATCAGTCGTTTCAGGAACATTTCACCATTGTCGCAGTGGATAATAACCTTATTGTGGGCTTTGGAGATATCGACAAAACAGGTTATCTCGACCGTTTATACATTCATTCCGATTATCAGCGCCAAGGAATTGCCGCTGCCATCTGCGATCAACTGGAACAGGCAGTTCCAGGAACTATCGTCACCCATGCCTCTATCACAGCTAGGCCTTTCTTTGAAAAAAGAGGTTATATAATTGTGAAAAAACAAGAAGTGGAGCGCCAGGGAATTTTTCTTACAAACTATGTTATGGAAAAATCAAAATAA
- a CDS encoding DUF1846 domain-containing protein: MKLGFDNEKYQIMQSEHIRQRISQFDNKLYLEFGGKLFDDYHASRVLPGFAPDSKLRMLKQLSDQAEIVIVISAGDIEKNKVRGDLGITYETDVLRLIDAYTNEGFRVGSVTITQYTGQESALLFKHHLEKLGIKVYIHYSIPGYPNNPALIVSDEGYGKNEYIETTRPLVIITAPGPGSGKMATCLSQLYHEHKRGIRAGYAKFETFPIWNIPLKHPVNLAYEAATADLNDVNMIDPFHLEAYNVTTVNYNRDVEIFPVLQTIFEKIYGESPYKSPTDMGVNMAGNCIIDDEVCQNAARQEIIRRYYKSLNALAQGTCPEEETRKIELLMNQAHASVEDRAVVKVSLDLEEKTGAPAAALELHDGRIVHGKTSDLLGPSAALLLNALKALAGIDHDSHLISPQAIEPIQTLKTQYLGSKNPRLHTDETLIALSISAASNEKARAALEQLPNLRGCQAHTSVMLSSVDIQEFMKLSIELTSEPKYEHKKIYH; this comes from the coding sequence ATGAAACTAGGGTTTGACAATGAAAAGTACCAAATTATGCAGTCCGAACACATCCGCCAGAGAATCAGCCAATTTGACAACAAATTGTATCTGGAGTTCGGCGGAAAATTGTTTGATGACTACCATGCGTCACGGGTTCTGCCCGGTTTTGCTCCTGACAGCAAACTACGCATGCTTAAACAGCTCTCTGACCAGGCGGAGATCGTCATCGTCATCAGCGCCGGAGACATTGAAAAGAACAAAGTTCGCGGTGATTTGGGAATTACCTATGAGACCGACGTGTTGCGTCTTATAGACGCCTACACCAATGAGGGATTCCGTGTAGGCAGTGTCACCATCACACAGTATACTGGACAAGAAAGCGCGCTTCTATTCAAACACCATCTGGAAAAACTGGGAATCAAAGTTTATATACACTATTCTATCCCCGGTTATCCCAACAATCCTGCACTGATCGTGAGCGATGAGGGCTATGGAAAAAATGAATACATCGAGACAACACGCCCTCTAGTTATCATAACGGCTCCTGGACCCGGAAGTGGAAAAATGGCTACTTGCCTCTCCCAGCTATACCATGAGCACAAACGTGGAATTCGCGCTGGCTATGCCAAATTTGAGACCTTTCCTATCTGGAACATCCCGCTGAAACACCCGGTCAATCTGGCTTATGAAGCCGCCACCGCTGATCTCAACGATGTAAATATGATCGACCCCTTCCATCTGGAAGCTTACAACGTCACCACGGTTAACTATAACCGGGATGTGGAGATCTTCCCCGTACTTCAGACTATCTTCGAAAAAATCTATGGGGAATCTCCCTACAAATCGCCTACAGATATGGGAGTAAATATGGCTGGTAACTGTATTATTGACGATGAGGTCTGCCAAAACGCCGCACGCCAAGAGATTATTCGCCGTTATTACAAAAGTCTGAATGCCCTGGCCCAAGGCACTTGTCCAGAAGAAGAAACCCGGAAAATCGAACTTTTGATGAATCAGGCACATGCCTCCGTGGAAGACCGCGCTGTCGTGAAAGTCAGTCTGGATTTGGAAGAAAAAACAGGGGCTCCTGCCGCTGCTTTAGAACTGCATGATGGAAGAATCGTACACGGAAAAACCTCCGACCTGCTGGGACCTTCCGCTGCTCTGCTGCTAAATGCCCTGAAAGCTCTGGCTGGCATAGATCACGATTCACACCTGATCTCTCCTCAGGCCATTGAACCAATTCAAACTCTGAAAACCCAATATCTGGGCAGCAAAAACCCAAGACTGCACACAGATGAAACTCTAATCGCTCTGTCTATCAGTGCGGCCAGCAACGAGAAAGCCCGCGCAGCCCTAGAACAGCTTCCAAACCTACGGGGCTGTCAGGCACATACCTCTGTAATGCTTTCTTCCGTGGACATTCAGGAATTTATGAAATTGTCCATTGAACTGACCTCGGAGCCCAAATACGAACACAAAAAGATCTACCATTAA
- the ftsH gene encoding ATP-dependent zinc metalloprotease FtsH: protein MDNKPDNRKNGNQNPDNNGPKNRQPIFAFLICLLVTLTCLSFFTNMLRGGASEETTYDEFIDMVDKGEIEKVVLQDDTLTITPKESKGSGVYGSRTVQVTLAEDDSDLVKRLEGTGIKFKKEPPDPTAGILSMIISIVVPTLLLFGLFMVLMKRMNKGGGMMGVGKSKAKAYVQKETGVTFKDVAGQDEAKESLQEVVDFLHNPGKYTGIGAKLPKGALLVGPPGTGKTLLAKAVAGEAHVPFYSLSGSDFVEMFVGVGASRVRDLFEEAKKNAPCIIFIDEVDAIGKSRDSRFGGNDEREQTLNQLLAEMDGFDTSKGLLILAATNRPEVLDPALLRPGRFDRRVIVDRPDLKGRIEILKVHAKDVLLDETVDFDAIALATSGAVGSDLANMVNEAAILAVKNGRNAVSQKDLFEAVEVVLVGKEKKDRILSIEERRIVSYHEVGHALVNALQKDAEPVQKITIVPRTMGALGYVMQVPEEEKYLNTQKELEAMLVGYLGGRAAEELVFDTVTTGAANDIEQATKVARAMITQYGMSKKFGLMGLATQQDQYLQGRTVLNCGDQTATEVDHEVMLLLHDSYEEAKRLLSENRVAMDKIADYLIQKETITGKEFMKIFRAVQMGMEIPKNPDEIDQIEIPEEKKKVRLLKTEEDLPSEKEEYQEETSGYASKVLPEDVFEEDGAKE, encoded by the coding sequence ATGGATAATAAACCAGACAATCGTAAAAATGGGAACCAAAATCCCGATAATAATGGCCCGAAAAATAGACAGCCTATTTTTGCGTTTTTGATTTGTCTGCTGGTCACGCTGACATGTCTGAGTTTCTTTACGAATATGCTCAGAGGCGGCGCTTCTGAGGAGACTACATATGACGAATTCATCGACATGGTGGATAAGGGAGAGATAGAGAAAGTTGTTCTACAGGATGATACGCTGACGATTACACCAAAGGAGTCAAAGGGTAGTGGGGTGTATGGCAGTCGGACTGTGCAGGTCACCTTGGCGGAGGATGACTCAGATCTTGTCAAGAGACTGGAAGGAACAGGAATAAAATTTAAGAAGGAGCCTCCAGACCCGACGGCAGGTATTCTGTCAATGATTATCAGTATTGTGGTTCCCACACTGCTATTATTCGGTTTGTTTATGGTTCTGATGAAGAGAATGAACAAAGGTGGAGGGATGATGGGTGTAGGCAAAAGTAAGGCGAAGGCTTACGTCCAGAAGGAGACCGGCGTTACATTTAAAGATGTGGCAGGACAGGATGAGGCGAAAGAGTCCCTTCAGGAAGTGGTGGATTTCTTGCACAATCCTGGGAAATATACGGGGATTGGAGCAAAATTACCGAAGGGAGCGCTTTTGGTGGGACCTCCGGGAACTGGAAAGACTTTGCTCGCGAAAGCTGTGGCGGGAGAGGCTCATGTGCCGTTTTACTCACTGTCCGGTTCCGATTTTGTGGAAATGTTCGTGGGTGTGGGAGCATCCCGTGTCCGCGACTTGTTTGAAGAGGCAAAGAAAAATGCTCCTTGTATCATCTTTATTGATGAGGTTGATGCCATAGGTAAGAGTCGTGATTCCAGATTCGGCGGCAACGACGAGCGGGAACAGACACTGAATCAGCTTTTGGCGGAGATGGACGGATTTGACACATCGAAAGGTTTACTGATTCTGGCAGCTACAAACCGGCCGGAGGTACTGGACCCGGCTTTGCTGAGACCCGGGCGTTTTGACCGTAGGGTGATTGTGGATCGTCCAGACTTGAAAGGCAGAATTGAGATACTGAAGGTGCATGCGAAGGATGTACTTCTGGATGAGACGGTTGACTTTGATGCGATTGCTCTGGCTACTTCTGGGGCAGTTGGTTCGGATTTGGCTAATATGGTCAATGAAGCCGCAATCCTCGCGGTGAAAAATGGAAGAAATGCCGTTTCACAGAAAGATCTCTTTGAGGCAGTGGAAGTAGTTTTAGTGGGCAAGGAGAAAAAGGACAGGATTCTCAGCATTGAGGAGAGAAGAATTGTCTCCTACCATGAAGTAGGTCATGCTCTAGTGAATGCATTGCAAAAAGACGCAGAGCCTGTTCAAAAGATCACAATTGTGCCAAGGACAATGGGAGCACTAGGCTACGTAATGCAGGTGCCTGAAGAGGAGAAATACCTGAATACTCAAAAAGAGTTGGAAGCAATGTTGGTGGGATATCTGGGCGGCCGTGCAGCGGAAGAGCTGGTGTTTGATACGGTTACCACTGGGGCAGCCAATGATATTGAACAGGCGACAAAAGTGGCCAGGGCTATGATTACCCAGTATGGAATGTCTAAGAAGTTTGGCCTGATGGGATTAGCCACACAGCAGGATCAATATCTGCAAGGGAGGACGGTTTTGAATTGCGGAGATCAGACAGCGACAGAAGTTGATCATGAAGTGATGCTGCTGCTTCATGATTCCTATGAGGAGGCAAAGAGGCTGCTGAGTGAGAACCGGGTAGCGATGGATAAAATTGCGGATTATCTGATTCAGAAGGAGACCATCACTGGAAAAGAATTTATGAAGATTTTCAGAGCGGTGCAGATGGGAATGGAGATTCCTAAGAATCCAGATGAGATAGACCAGATTGAAATTCCAGAGGAAAAGAAGAAAGTCAGATTGCTAAAAACAGAGGAAGATTTGCCGTCTGAGAAAGAAGAATACCAGGAGGAGACATCAGGATATGCGTCAAAAGTACTTCCGGAAGATGTCTTTGAGGAAGACGGTGCAAAGGAATAG